A section of the Pseudomonas prosekii genome encodes:
- a CDS encoding SulP family inorganic anion transporter, which yields MRAAQMKAVLPRELLASVVVFLVALPLCMGIAIASGLPPAKGLITGIIGGLVVGWIAGSPLQVSGPAAGLAVLVFELVRQHGIAMLGPILLLAGFLQLVAGRLKLGCWFRVTAPAVVYGMLAGIGVLIILSQVHVMLDAVPKPSGLDNLAAFPAAVMQALPSLGWQAGLLGLSTIAVMWLWEKFRPHSLRFIPGALLGVGLATVASLMLALQVKRVEVPANLAEAIDWLKPADLLNLADPTLLIAAFAVAFIASAETLLSAAAVDRMHSGERSDFDRELSAQGVGNMLCGLLGALPMTGVIVRSSANVQAGATTRMSTIFHGLWLLGFVLLLSSVLQSIPVASLAGVLVYTGFKLVDLKAFRGLGRYGRMPMFTYAATALAIIFTDLLTGVLIGFGLTLAKLAWKASRLKISLIDLPQDGEMELRLIGAGTFLKVPALTQVLATIPPGVTVHVPLNNLSYIDHSCLELLEEWGRANAAKGSKLVIEPRGLKRRLEGRLRTTTGIGSAA from the coding sequence ATGCGTGCTGCACAAATGAAAGCTGTTCTGCCACGGGAGCTATTGGCTTCCGTGGTGGTGTTTCTGGTGGCCCTGCCGTTGTGCATGGGCATCGCCATCGCGTCGGGATTGCCACCGGCCAAAGGCCTGATTACCGGGATCATCGGTGGTCTGGTGGTCGGCTGGATTGCCGGTTCGCCGCTGCAAGTCAGCGGCCCGGCGGCGGGTCTGGCGGTGTTGGTGTTCGAGTTGGTGCGCCAACACGGGATCGCCATGCTCGGGCCGATCCTGCTGCTCGCAGGGTTTCTGCAACTGGTCGCCGGGCGACTGAAACTCGGCTGCTGGTTTCGCGTCACGGCCCCGGCGGTGGTCTACGGCATGCTCGCCGGGATCGGCGTGTTGATCATCTTGTCGCAAGTGCACGTGATGCTCGACGCAGTGCCCAAACCGTCAGGGCTGGACAATCTCGCGGCGTTCCCGGCGGCGGTCATGCAGGCTTTGCCATCGTTGGGTTGGCAGGCTGGTTTGCTCGGCTTGTCGACGATTGCGGTGATGTGGCTGTGGGAAAAATTCCGCCCGCATTCGCTGCGCTTTATCCCGGGTGCATTGCTCGGCGTTGGTTTGGCGACTGTTGCCAGTTTGATGCTGGCGTTGCAGGTAAAACGCGTGGAAGTCCCGGCCAATCTGGCCGAAGCGATTGATTGGCTGAAACCGGCGGACCTGCTCAACTTGGCCGACCCGACGCTGTTGATCGCGGCATTTGCCGTGGCGTTTATCGCCAGCGCCGAAACCTTGCTGTCCGCCGCCGCCGTGGATCGCATGCACAGCGGCGAACGTTCCGATTTCGACCGCGAATTGTCGGCGCAAGGTGTAGGCAACATGCTCTGTGGTTTGCTCGGCGCATTGCCGATGACCGGCGTGATCGTGCGCAGCTCGGCCAACGTTCAGGCTGGCGCCACCACGCGCATGTCGACGATCTTCCACGGCTTGTGGCTGCTCGGTTTTGTCCTATTGCTGTCCAGTGTGTTGCAAAGCATTCCGGTGGCGAGCCTCGCGGGCGTGCTGGTCTACACCGGTTTCAAACTGGTCGATCTCAAGGCCTTTCGCGGTTTGGGCCGTTACGGGCGGATGCCGATGTTCACCTACGCGGCCACCGCGCTGGCGATCATCTTCACTGACCTGCTGACCGGCGTGCTGATCGGCTTCGGTTTGACCCTGGCGAAACTGGCGTGGAAAGCCTCGCGCCTGAAGATCAGCCTGATCGACCTGCCGCAGGACGGCGAGATGGAGTTGCGTCTGATCGGCGCGGGGACCTTCCTCAAGGTGCCGGCGCTGACCCAAGTGCTGGCGACCATTCCACCGGGCGTGACCGTGCATGTGCCGCTGAATAACCTCAGCTACATCGACCATTCGTGTCTGGAACTGCTTGAAGAGTGGGGTCGGGCGAATGCGGCGAAAGGTTCGAAGTTGGTGATTGAACCGCGCGGCTTGAAACGCCGATTGGAAGGGCGCCTGCGCACCACCACCGGCATCGGCTCCGCCGCATAG
- the coxB gene encoding cytochrome c oxidase subunit II, translating to MMRHPHVWMGLLLWSFFSQAQAAWTVNMAPGATEISHAVFDLHMTIFWICVVIGIIVFGAMFWSMMVHRRSTGQVAAKFHESTTVEILWTIVPFIILVAMAVPATATLIKMYDASEPDIDVQITGYQWKWHYKYLGQDVEFFSNLATPADQIHNKETKGEHYLLEVDKPLVLPIGAKVRFLVTSADVIHSWWVPAFAVKRDAIPGFVNEAWTRIDKPGIYRGQCAELCGKDHGFMPIVVEVKTQADYATWLGERKAEALQLKELTSKEWTLDELKERGDKVYHTTCVACHQAEGQGLPPMFPALKGSKIATGPIKDHLSIVFHGKPGTAMAAFGKQLSEVDIAAVVTYERNAWGNNKGDMVTPKEVLELKQAESK from the coding sequence ATGATGCGACATCCACACGTCTGGATGGGCCTCCTGTTGTGGTCATTTTTCAGCCAGGCGCAAGCCGCCTGGACTGTGAACATGGCGCCGGGAGCGACTGAAATCAGTCACGCAGTATTTGACCTGCACATGACCATTTTCTGGATCTGTGTGGTGATCGGCATCATCGTCTTCGGCGCCATGTTCTGGTCGATGATGGTCCACCGTCGCTCGACCGGACAGGTGGCCGCCAAATTTCACGAAAGCACCACCGTCGAAATCCTCTGGACCATCGTGCCGTTCATCATCCTGGTGGCGATGGCGGTGCCTGCGACGGCGACCCTGATCAAGATGTACGACGCCAGTGAGCCGGACATCGATGTGCAGATCACCGGTTATCAGTGGAAGTGGCACTACAAATACCTGGGCCAGGACGTCGAGTTCTTCAGCAACCTGGCCACCCCCGCCGACCAGATCCACAACAAGGAAACCAAAGGCGAGCATTACTTGCTGGAGGTCGACAAGCCGCTGGTGCTGCCGATCGGCGCGAAGGTGCGCTTCCTCGTGACCTCCGCCGACGTCATTCACTCGTGGTGGGTGCCGGCCTTCGCGGTCAAGCGCGATGCCATTCCGGGGTTCGTCAACGAAGCCTGGACGCGCATCGACAAGCCCGGCATCTACCGTGGCCAGTGCGCCGAGCTGTGCGGCAAGGACCACGGTTTCATGCCGATTGTGGTCGAGGTCAAAACCCAGGCCGATTACGCCACCTGGCTCGGCGAACGCAAAGCCGAGGCGCTGCAGCTCAAAGAGCTGACCAGCAAGGAATGGACCCTCGACGAACTCAAAGAGCGCGGCGACAAGGTTTACCACACCACGTGCGTGGCCTGTCACCAGGCTGAAGGCCAGGGCCTGCCGCCGATGTTCCCGGCGCTCAAAGGCTCGAAAATCGCCACCGGCCCGATCAAGGATCACCTGAGTATTGTCTTCCACGGCAAACCCGGCACCGCCATGGCGGCGTTCGGCAAGCAGCTGTCGGAAGTCGATATCGCGGCGGTCGTGACCTACGAACGTAACGCCTGGGGCAACAACAAGGGCGACATGGTCACTCCCAAAGAAGTGCTGGAGCTGAAACAGGCGGAAAGCAAATGA
- the ctaD gene encoding cytochrome c oxidase subunit I codes for MSAVIDDHGHADHAHGPAKGLMRWVLTTNHKDIGTLYLWFAFCMFLLGGSFAMVIRAELFQPGLQIVEPAFFNQMTTMHGLVMVFGAVMPAFVGLANWMIPLMIGAPDMALPRMNNFSFWLLPAAFLLLVSTLFTPGGGPNFGWTFYAPLSTTYAPESVTFFIFAIHLMGISSIMGAINVIATILNLRAPGMTLMKMPLFVWTWLITAFLLIAVMPVLAGCVTMMLMDIHFGTSFFSAAGGGDPVLFQHVFWFFGHPEVYIMILPAFGAVSSIIPTFSRKPLFGYTSMVYATASIAFLSFIVWAHHMFVVGIPLVGELFFMYATLLIAVPTGVKVFNWASTMWQGSLTFETPMLFAVAFVILFSIGGFSGLMLAIAPADFQYQDTYFVVAHFHYVLVPGAIFGIFASAYYWLPKWTGHMYDETLGKLHFWLSFIGMNMAFFPMHFVGLAGMPRRIPDYNLQFADFNMVSSIGAFMFGATQIFFLFIVIKTIRGGEPAPAKPWDGAEGLEWSIPSPAPYHTFTTPPEVK; via the coding sequence ATGAGCGCCGTCATCGATGACCATGGTCATGCCGACCACGCCCACGGCCCCGCCAAAGGCCTGATGCGTTGGGTGCTGACCACCAACCACAAAGACATCGGCACGCTGTACCTGTGGTTTGCGTTCTGCATGTTCCTGCTCGGCGGTTCGTTTGCGATGGTGATTCGCGCCGAGCTGTTCCAGCCAGGCCTGCAAATCGTCGAACCGGCGTTCTTCAACCAGATGACCACCATGCATGGTCTGGTGATGGTGTTCGGCGCGGTGATGCCGGCGTTCGTCGGCCTCGCCAACTGGATGATCCCGTTGATGATCGGCGCGCCGGACATGGCCCTGCCACGGATGAACAACTTCAGTTTCTGGCTGCTGCCGGCGGCATTCCTGCTGTTGGTTTCGACACTGTTCACGCCGGGTGGCGGGCCGAACTTTGGCTGGACCTTCTACGCGCCGCTGTCGACGACTTACGCGCCGGAAAGCGTGACGTTTTTTATCTTCGCCATTCACTTGATGGGCATCAGCTCGATCATGGGCGCGATCAACGTGATCGCGACCATTCTCAACCTGCGCGCACCCGGCATGACGTTGATGAAAATGCCGCTGTTCGTCTGGACCTGGCTGATCACCGCGTTCCTGCTGATCGCGGTAATGCCGGTGCTGGCCGGGTGCGTGACGATGATGCTGATGGACATCCACTTCGGCACCAGTTTCTTCAGCGCTGCCGGTGGCGGTGACCCGGTGTTGTTCCAGCATGTGTTCTGGTTCTTCGGCCACCCCGAGGTGTACATCATGATCCTGCCGGCCTTCGGCGCCGTCAGCTCGATCATCCCGACCTTCTCGCGCAAGCCGCTGTTCGGCTATACGTCGATGGTTTACGCGACGGCGAGCATCGCGTTCCTGTCGTTTATCGTCTGGGCGCACCACATGTTCGTGGTCGGCATTCCGCTGGTGGGCGAGTTGTTCTTCATGTACGCGACACTGCTGATCGCGGTGCCGACCGGGGTCAAAGTGTTCAACTGGGCCAGCACCATGTGGCAAGGCTCGCTGACCTTCGAAACGCCGATGCTGTTTGCGGTGGCGTTCGTGATCCTGTTCTCCATCGGCGGTTTTTCCGGGCTGATGCTGGCCATCGCGCCAGCGGACTTCCAGTACCAGGACACCTACTTTGTGGTCGCGCACTTCCACTATGTATTGGTGCCGGGGGCGATCTTCGGGATCTTCGCTTCAGCGTATTACTGGCTGCCGAAGTGGACCGGCCACATGTACGACGAAACCCTCGGCAAGCTGCACTTCTGGCTCTCGTTCATCGGCATGAACATGGCGTTCTTCCCGATGCACTTCGTCGGGTTGGCAGGCATGCCGCGACGGATTCCGGACTACAACCTGCAATTCGCCGACTTCAACATGGTGTCGTCGATCGGCGCATTCATGTTCGGCGCCACGCAGATTTTCTTCCTGTTCATCGTCATCAAGACCATTCGCGGCGGCGAGCCGGCCCCGGCCAAACCGTGGGATGGCGCCGAAGGGCTGGAGTGGAGCATTCCGTCGCCAGCGCCGTATCACACCTTCACCACGCCACCGGAAGTGAAATGA
- a CDS encoding cytochrome c oxidase assembly protein, translated as MADSISLKKLVTRLLLVVVAMFVFGFALVPIYDVMCKAFGINGKTSGQYEGEQTVDTSRQVRVQFLSTNSADMSWDFYPKSDELTANPGAVNEMIFIAHNPTDRPMSAQAVPSIAPSAAAAYFHKTECFCFTQQVLQPGQRIEMPVRFIVDRDMPKEVKHLTLSYTLFDITARHPPVAVNTGG; from the coding sequence ATGGCTGATTCGATTTCGCTGAAGAAGCTGGTCACGCGCCTGTTGCTGGTGGTGGTGGCGATGTTTGTTTTCGGCTTTGCCCTGGTGCCGATCTACGACGTGATGTGCAAGGCGTTCGGCATCAACGGCAAGACGTCCGGGCAGTACGAGGGCGAGCAAACCGTCGATACCTCGCGGCAGGTGCGCGTGCAGTTTCTTTCGACCAATTCGGCGGACATGTCTTGGGATTTCTATCCGAAGAGCGATGAACTGACCGCCAATCCCGGCGCGGTCAACGAAATGATCTTCATCGCGCACAACCCGACCGATCGGCCGATGAGCGCGCAAGCCGTGCCGAGCATCGCGCCCAGCGCTGCCGCCGCGTACTTCCACAAGACCGAATGTTTCTGCTTTACCCAGCAAGTGCTGCAGCCCGGTCAACGGATCGAGATGCCGGTACGTTTCATCGTTGACCGCGACATGCCCAAGGAAGTGAAGCACCTGACGCTGTCCTACACGCTGTTCGATATCACCGCCCGACATCCACCGGTCGCTGTAAACACTGGCGGTTGA
- a CDS encoding cytochrome c oxidase subunit 3, which produces MATHEHYYVPAQSKWPIIATVGMLVTVFGLATWFNDLKAARPESHGPLIFFVGGLMVAYMLFGWFGTVIKESRQGLYSAQMDRSFRWGMSWFIFSEVMFFIAFFGALFYVRHVSGPALGGEGPKGLAHMLWPTFEFTWPLLNNPDPKLYPAPKDVISPWGLPLLNTVLLVSSSVTVTIAHHALKKGHRGALKIWLAITVLLGCAFLGFQAEEYIHAYQELGLTLGSGIYGATFFMLTGFHGAHVTIGTIILFVMLMRIMRGHFDNEHQFAFEAASWYWHFVDVVWLGLFVFVYVL; this is translated from the coding sequence ATGGCAACTCATGAACACTATTACGTCCCGGCCCAGAGCAAATGGCCGATCATCGCCACGGTCGGCATGCTGGTCACGGTATTCGGCCTGGCCACCTGGTTCAACGACCTGAAAGCCGCGCGCCCGGAATCCCACGGCCCGCTGATCTTTTTCGTCGGCGGCCTGATGGTCGCGTACATGCTGTTCGGCTGGTTCGGCACGGTGATCAAGGAAAGTCGCCAAGGGCTGTACAGCGCGCAGATGGATCGCTCGTTCCGCTGGGGCATGAGCTGGTTCATTTTCTCGGAAGTGATGTTCTTCATCGCGTTCTTCGGCGCGCTGTTTTATGTGCGCCACGTGTCCGGCCCGGCGCTCGGCGGCGAGGGGCCGAAAGGTCTGGCGCACATGCTCTGGCCAACGTTCGAATTCACCTGGCCGCTGCTGAACAACCCTGACCCGAAACTCTATCCGGCGCCCAAGGACGTGATCAGCCCCTGGGGCCTGCCGCTGCTCAATACGGTGCTGCTGGTCAGTTCCAGCGTGACCGTGACCATCGCCCACCATGCGCTGAAAAAAGGCCATCGCGGCGCGCTGAAAATCTGGCTGGCGATCACCGTGCTGCTGGGCTGCGCGTTCCTCGGTTTTCAGGCTGAGGAATACATCCACGCCTACCAGGAACTGGGCCTGACCCTGGGCTCGGGCATCTACGGCGCGACGTTCTTCATGCTCACCGGTTTCCACGGTGCGCACGTGACCATCGGCACGATCATCCTGTTTGTGATGCTGATGCGGATCATGCGCGGGCATTTCGACAACGAGCACCAGTTCGCCTTCGAAGCGGCGAGTTGGTATTGGCACTTTGTCGATGTGGTGTGGCTGGGTCTGTTTGTCTTCGTCTACGTGCTCTGA
- a CDS encoding twin transmembrane helix small protein, translating into MLKAAIVLMLIATVVSLFSGLFFLVKDDSSSNRLVIALSVRVALAATTVGLIAWGFYSGQLVAHVPWEL; encoded by the coding sequence ATGCTCAAAGCAGCCATCGTCCTGATGCTGATTGCCACGGTTGTCAGCCTGTTCAGCGGCCTGTTTTTTCTGGTCAAGGACGACAGCAGCTCAAACCGCCTGGTCATTGCCTTGAGCGTTCGCGTGGCCCTGGCCGCCACCACCGTCGGCCTGATCGCCTGGGGTTTTTACAGCGGCCAATTGGTTGCCCACGTTCCGTGGGAGCTATAA
- a CDS encoding SURF1 family protein, protein MKRFRPGIVPTLVVALLLPMLVSLGFWQLSRGAEKSALLNSYAERRSAEPMASTELQNTQEPAFRRVRLHGQFDPEHSVLLDNRQRDGKVGVELLQPFQDQASGLWLLVNRGWLPWPDRRTPPQFTTPKQPLSVEAWVYVAPGATFQLHADPSATAWPQLVTAVEPARLWTALERDGFAYELRLENGPASYQADWPIVAMGAEKHIAYAVQWFAMAIALLGLFIYLGWHNAKEKHHGSGHESTQHV, encoded by the coding sequence ATGAAGCGCTTCCGGCCGGGCATCGTGCCGACCCTGGTGGTCGCGCTGCTGTTGCCGATGCTGGTGTCACTGGGGTTCTGGCAGTTGAGCCGGGGCGCGGAGAAAAGCGCGCTGCTCAACAGTTATGCCGAACGCCGCAGCGCCGAGCCGATGGCCAGCACCGAGCTGCAAAACACCCAGGAGCCGGCGTTTCGCCGCGTGCGCCTGCACGGCCAATTCGACCCCGAGCACAGCGTGTTGCTGGACAACCGTCAGCGCGACGGCAAGGTCGGCGTCGAGTTGCTGCAACCGTTTCAGGATCAGGCGAGCGGGTTGTGGCTGCTGGTCAATCGCGGCTGGCTGCCGTGGCCGGATCGGCGCACGCCGCCGCAATTCACCACGCCGAAACAGCCGTTGAGCGTCGAGGCGTGGGTCTATGTGGCGCCCGGCGCGACGTTCCAGTTGCACGCCGACCCGAGCGCCACGGCTTGGCCGCAACTGGTGACCGCGGTCGAACCGGCGCGGCTGTGGACGGCGCTCGAGCGCGACGGTTTCGCTTACGAATTACGCCTCGAAAACGGCCCCGCTTCGTATCAGGCCGATTGGCCGATAGTCGCCATGGGCGCAGAAAAACACATCGCTTACGCCGTGCAGTGGTTCGCCATGGCGATCGCCCTGCTCGGCCTCTTTATCTACCTCGGCTGGCACAACGCAAAGGAGAAACACCATGGGAGCGGCCATGAATCCACCCAGCATGTCTGA
- a CDS encoding COX15/CtaA family protein — protein MAKPGFRLALFATLLALIVVLLGAYTRLTHAGLGCPDWPGCYGFISVPKSEAQLAHAELHFPDTPVEAHKGWNEMIHRYFAGTLGLLIAVLAGRAWVHRRHPGQPVKLPLFLLAVVIAQAAFGMWTVTLKLWPQVVTGHLLGGFATLSLLFLLTLRLSGVLPALTVPRRLQYWATAGLLLVIGQIALGGWVSSNYAAVACIDFPTCHGQWLPPADFANGFHLTQHIGPNYLGGQLDSDARTAIHLTHRIGALMVTLVLLGLAWQLKVVGMTRLAGLVLIALAAQITLGISNVLFHLPLPVAVAHNAGGAALLLTLVLVNYHARTSLVRVKQQSPARWRFSPRKHSAGPITIKGEMPWRL, from the coding sequence ATGGCCAAACCTGGATTTCGCCTCGCGCTGTTTGCCACGTTGCTGGCACTGATTGTGGTGTTGCTCGGCGCCTACACGCGCCTGACCCACGCCGGCCTCGGCTGCCCGGACTGGCCGGGCTGCTACGGGTTTATCAGCGTGCCGAAAAGCGAAGCCCAACTGGCGCATGCCGAATTGCATTTCCCCGACACCCCGGTCGAGGCCCACAAAGGCTGGAACGAGATGATTCACCGCTATTTCGCCGGCACGCTCGGGTTGCTGATCGCGGTGTTGGCCGGGCGCGCCTGGGTGCATCGTCGGCATCCGGGGCAACCGGTGAAGTTGCCGCTGTTCCTCTTGGCGGTGGTGATTGCGCAAGCGGCGTTCGGTATGTGGACGGTGACGCTCAAGCTCTGGCCGCAAGTGGTCACCGGGCATTTGCTCGGCGGTTTTGCGACCTTGAGTTTGTTGTTTTTGCTGACGTTGCGATTGTCCGGCGTATTGCCGGCGCTGACTGTGCCGCGACGTTTGCAGTACTGGGCCACTGCCGGTTTGCTGCTGGTGATCGGGCAAATCGCCCTCGGTGGCTGGGTCAGCTCCAACTATGCAGCGGTGGCGTGCATCGACTTCCCGACCTGCCACGGCCAATGGCTGCCGCCCGCCGATTTCGCCAACGGCTTTCACCTCACCCAGCACATCGGCCCCAATTACCTCGGTGGCCAACTGGACAGCGACGCACGCACGGCGATTCACCTGACCCATCGTATCGGCGCGCTCATGGTGACGCTGGTGCTGCTCGGGCTCGCGTGGCAATTGAAAGTGGTCGGCATGACCCGCCTCGCCGGCCTGGTACTGATCGCCCTCGCCGCGCAAATCACCCTGGGCATCAGCAACGTGCTGTTTCACTTGCCGCTGCCGGTCGCCGTCGCCCATAACGCTGGCGGCGCGGCGCTGTTGCTGACGTTGGTGCTGGTCAATTATCACGCGCGGACCAGTCTGGTTCGGGTCAAGCAGCAATCCCCTGCGCGCTGGCGTTTCAGCCCGCGTAAACATTCCGCCGGGCCCATAACAATAAAAGGAGAAATGCCATGGCGACTCTGA